A genomic stretch from Brachyhypopomus gauderio isolate BG-103 unplaced genomic scaffold, BGAUD_0.2 sc60, whole genome shotgun sequence includes:
- the LOC143489241 gene encoding uncharacterized protein LOC143489241 isoform X2 yields MELMTICQEKDETISKLQTALEQSIETASEYRAFVDGIKETLKKKDELLDQMQHEQHSLKVNELSNDLTKQDLVYRNTVSTLETERAAATRLTAETQALTESQSSSRGR; encoded by the exons ATGGAGCTCATGACGATTTGCCAGGAAAAAGATGAAACAATCTCCAAGTTGCAGACTGCTTTAGAGCAGAGTATTGAGACAGCTTCTGAATAC AGGGCCTTTGTTGATGGCATTAAAGAGACTTTGAAAAAGAAAGACGAGCTTCTGGACCAGATGCAGCACGAGCAGCATTCACTCAAGGTGAACGAACTCTCCAATGATCTGACGAAGCAGGACCTGGTGTACAGAAACACCGTCTCCAcgctggagacagagagggcagcaGCCACCCGTCTCACTGCTGAGACTCAGGCTTTGACCG AAAGCCAAAGCTCTTCTCGGGGACGGTGA
- the LOC143489241 gene encoding uncharacterized protein LOC143489241 isoform X1 yields the protein MELMTICQEKDETISKLQTALEQSIETASEYRAFVDGIKETLKKKDELLDQMQHEQHSLKVNELSNDLTKQDLVYRNTVSTLETERAAATRLTAETQALTGISESQSSSRGR from the exons ATGGAGCTCATGACGATTTGCCAGGAAAAAGATGAAACAATCTCCAAGTTGCAGACTGCTTTAGAGCAGAGTATTGAGACAGCTTCTGAATAC AGGGCCTTTGTTGATGGCATTAAAGAGACTTTGAAAAAGAAAGACGAGCTTCTGGACCAGATGCAGCACGAGCAGCATTCACTCAAGGTGAACGAACTCTCCAATGATCTGACGAAGCAGGACCTGGTGTACAGAAACACCGTCTCCAcgctggagacagagagggcagcaGCCACCCGTCTCACTGCTGAGACTCAGGCTTTGACCG GAATTTCAGAAAGCCAAAGCTCTTCTCGGGGACGGTGA